The following are encoded together in the Aciduricibacillus chroicocephali genome:
- the gltX gene encoding glutamate--tRNA ligase codes for MTNEVRVRYAPSPTGHLHIGNARTALFNYLYARHFGGKMVLRIEDTDQKRNVEGGEESQLHFLKWLGVEWDEGADLGGDYGPYRQMERLDLYKKYTDELLERGLAYKCYMTEEELEAEREEQRANGQVPKYSGKHRNLTAEQIAEFEAEGRKPSIRFRVPEGVTYTFNDLVRDNITFESSDFGDWVIVKKDGIPTYNFAVAIDDHLMKISHVLRGEEHISNTPKQMMIYNAFGWEPPQFGHMTLILNEDRKKLSKRDQHIVQFIEQYKDLGYLPEALFNFISLLGWSPVGEEEIFNRETLIEIFDPARLSTSAAIFDAQKLKWMNNEYIKASDVKDVIALAMPYLIEAGRLPADMDDEQRTWAERVIALYREQLRYGAEIVDLTELFFKTDIDYDEEAMEILNEEQVPEVLQVFTDKLIHLDDFTGDEIKAQIKATQKETGHRGKKLFMPIRVATTGQVHGPELQTAIELLGKEVVLSRLDQLLKKLEA; via the coding sequence ATGACAAACGAAGTACGAGTGCGCTATGCACCAAGTCCAACAGGACATTTGCATATCGGTAACGCACGCACAGCATTGTTCAATTATTTGTATGCAAGACATTTCGGAGGCAAAATGGTTCTTCGTATTGAAGATACAGACCAGAAGCGTAACGTGGAAGGCGGCGAGGAAAGCCAGCTGCATTTCTTGAAATGGCTCGGCGTGGAATGGGATGAAGGTGCTGACTTGGGCGGTGACTATGGTCCATATCGCCAAATGGAGAGATTAGACCTTTACAAGAAATATACGGACGAGCTTCTTGAACGTGGGCTCGCCTACAAGTGTTACATGACAGAAGAGGAACTGGAAGCGGAACGTGAAGAACAGCGAGCTAATGGTCAGGTACCAAAGTATTCTGGGAAGCATCGTAATTTGACAGCAGAACAGATTGCTGAGTTTGAAGCTGAAGGCCGTAAGCCATCTATCCGTTTCCGCGTACCGGAAGGCGTTACTTATACGTTTAACGACCTTGTACGCGACAATATTACATTTGAATCAAGTGACTTCGGTGACTGGGTAATTGTGAAAAAAGACGGCATTCCGACTTATAACTTTGCAGTTGCAATTGACGACCACCTAATGAAAATCAGCCATGTGCTTCGTGGTGAAGAGCATATTTCCAATACGCCAAAGCAGATGATGATCTATAATGCATTCGGTTGGGAGCCTCCACAGTTCGGCCATATGACGCTAATTCTGAATGAAGACCGCAAGAAATTGAGTAAGCGTGATCAGCATATTGTCCAGTTCATTGAGCAGTACAAGGATCTTGGCTATTTGCCGGAGGCTCTCTTCAATTTCATTTCTCTTCTTGGCTGGTCTCCAGTTGGTGAGGAAGAGATCTTTAATCGTGAAACATTGATTGAGATTTTTGACCCAGCGAGACTTTCTACATCAGCGGCTATTTTTGATGCTCAGAAACTGAAGTGGATGAACAACGAATATATTAAAGCTTCCGATGTTAAAGATGTCATTGCATTGGCTATGCCATATCTAATTGAAGCAGGAAGACTCCCTGCCGATATGGATGATGAGCAGCGTACTTGGGCTGAGCGTGTAATTGCGCTCTATCGCGAACAACTTCGTTATGGAGCGGAGATAGTCGATCTCACAGAGTTGTTCTTTAAAACTGATATTGATTATGATGAAGAAGCTATGGAAATTCTAAACGAAGAACAAGTACCAGAAGTTCTTCAAGTATTTACAGATAAGCTGATTCACCTTGATGACTTTACAGGTGATGAGATTAAGGCACAAATCAAAGCAACTCAGAAGGAAACAGGTCATCGTGGCAAGAAGCTGTTCATGCCAATCCGTGTAGCAACTACTGGACAGGTACATGGCCCTGAGCTTCAGACAGCGATTGAGCTGCTTGGTAAAGAGGTTGTTCTTTCGCGCCTTGACCAGCTTCTGAAAAAACTTGAAGCCTAA
- the cysE gene encoding serine O-acetyltransferase, whose amino-acid sequence MFRRMKEDMDTVFHQDPAARTYIEVFLTYSGLHAIWSHRVAHFFYKRRFYFIARVISQINRFFTGIEIHPGATIGRRFFIDHGMGVVIGETCEIGNDVTIYQGVTLGGTGKEKGKRHPTIKDYALIATGAKVLGSITVGEASKVGAGSVVLKDVPDHSTVVGIPGRVRVQNGKRIGPSDLDHHKLPDPMADRLNELKLQIERMQGELNMLKEKEERKKDANPNL is encoded by the coding sequence ATGTTCAGGCGGATGAAAGAAGACATGGATACCGTATTTCATCAGGATCCGGCAGCAAGGACTTATATTGAAGTATTCTTGACTTATTCAGGGTTGCATGCAATTTGGTCACATCGGGTTGCCCACTTTTTCTATAAGCGGAGATTCTATTTTATTGCTCGGGTAATTTCTCAAATAAATCGTTTCTTTACTGGAATAGAGATTCACCCTGGAGCAACGATTGGAAGGCGCTTCTTTATTGACCACGGTATGGGAGTTGTAATTGGGGAGACGTGTGAAATAGGAAATGATGTGACAATCTATCAAGGGGTGACGCTTGGCGGTACTGGTAAAGAGAAAGGTAAGCGCCATCCTACAATCAAGGATTATGCACTTATTGCAACTGGAGCCAAGGTTTTGGGTTCTATAACGGTAGGAGAAGCTTCTAAGGTGGGAGCGGGGTCTGTCGTTCTGAAAGATGTTCCTGATCATTCGACTGTTGTGGGTATTCCAGGCCGTGTTCGTGTACAAAATGGTAAAAGAATTGGGCCAAGTGATTTGGATCATCATAAGCTTCCGGATCCGATGGCTGATCGTTTAAATGAGCTGAAGCTGCAAATAGAGCGGATGCAGGGAGAATTGAATATGTTAAAAGAAAAAGAGGAGCGGAAAAAAGATGCCAATCCGAATTTATAA
- the cysS gene encoding cysteine--tRNA ligase — MPIRIYNTLTRQKEDFKPIVDGKVSMYVCGPTVYNYIHIGNARPAIVFDTVRRYLEYKGYEVDYVLNFTDVDDKIINRANELGESVTELANRYIDAYLEDVKALGVKEATYNPRVTNTMQEIIDFVAGLIDKGYAYAVNGDVYFKPRAFDGYGKLSHQSIDELRSGARIQVGDIKEDPLDFALWKGAKPGEIAWEAPWGSGRPGWHIECSAMAKKYLGETIDIHAGGQDLAFPHHENEIAQSEALNEKTFANYWMHNGYINIDNEKMSKSLGNFVLARELIEKFNPAVIRFFMLSVHYRNPINFSEELLGAAANGLDRIKTAYFNLEHRKGASTNLPEGQKEWQEKLAMFKSRFEKDMDDDFNTANAIAVLFDIAKEANVYLQERQTSVETIEAFQSTIQSLLDVLGIGLEGEAELLDEEIDALIEERTQARKDRNFARADEIRDKLKEMNIILEDTPQGVRWKRG; from the coding sequence ATGCCAATCCGAATTTATAATACACTGACAAGACAAAAGGAAGACTTCAAACCAATTGTGGATGGAAAGGTCAGCATGTACGTATGTGGACCGACTGTTTACAATTATATTCATATCGGGAATGCACGTCCGGCTATCGTTTTTGATACAGTGCGCCGATATCTTGAGTATAAAGGGTATGAAGTTGACTATGTACTCAACTTTACAGATGTTGATGACAAAATTATAAATCGCGCCAATGAGCTTGGTGAGTCAGTGACAGAACTGGCAAATCGCTATATTGATGCTTACCTTGAAGATGTGAAGGCTCTCGGCGTAAAAGAAGCTACTTATAATCCGCGTGTCACAAATACGATGCAGGAAATTATTGATTTTGTGGCTGGACTGATTGATAAGGGCTATGCTTACGCGGTTAATGGAGATGTATATTTCAAACCACGAGCTTTTGACGGGTATGGGAAACTGTCCCACCAGTCAATTGACGAACTTCGTTCTGGTGCACGTATCCAGGTAGGTGATATTAAAGAGGATCCGCTTGACTTTGCACTCTGGAAAGGAGCAAAGCCCGGCGAGATTGCCTGGGAAGCACCTTGGGGAAGCGGCCGTCCGGGTTGGCATATTGAATGCTCGGCAATGGCGAAGAAGTACCTTGGAGAAACGATCGATATTCATGCTGGAGGGCAGGATCTTGCCTTCCCGCATCATGAGAATGAGATTGCTCAGTCCGAGGCACTAAACGAGAAAACCTTCGCTAACTATTGGATGCATAATGGATACATCAACATTGATAATGAGAAGATGTCCAAGTCACTTGGCAACTTTGTGTTGGCAAGGGAGTTAATAGAGAAGTTCAATCCGGCAGTGATTCGCTTCTTCATGCTGAGTGTCCATTACCGGAATCCAATTAACTTCTCCGAAGAGTTGCTTGGTGCTGCAGCGAACGGTCTCGACAGAATCAAGACAGCATATTTCAATCTGGAACATCGCAAAGGTGCGAGCACTAATCTCCCAGAAGGCCAGAAAGAGTGGCAGGAGAAGCTGGCAATGTTTAAGTCCCGATTCGAAAAAGATATGGACGATGACTTTAATACAGCGAATGCGATTGCAGTTCTTTTCGATATTGCCAAAGAGGCGAATGTTTATTTGCAGGAGAGACAGACTTCTGTAGAGACGATTGAAGCATTCCAGAGTACGATCCAAAGTCTGCTAGATGTTCTGGGTATCGGTCTTGAAGGAGAAGCAGAACTACTTGATGAGGAAATTGATGCGTTGATTGAAGAGCGAACACAAGCACGCAAGGACCGCAACTTTGCACGTGCAGATGAAATCCGTGATAAACTTAAAGAGATGAATATTATATTGGAAGATACGCCACAAGGTGTGCGCTGGAAACGTGGCTGA
- the rlmB gene encoding 23S rRNA (guanosine(2251)-2'-O)-methyltransferase RlmB — MEQEIIIGRNAVTEALRSGHSVNKVLISSGLNPNTQSQISKLAKQAGTIIQQVPKNKLDQISSGNHQGIIAYAAAYAYAEVEDLFKAAEQKGEEPFFIILDELEDPHNLGSILRTADSVGAHGVIIPKRRSVGLTATVAKTAAGALEHVPVARVTNMARVIDQLKERNVWVVGTDADGKEDYRQLDGTLPIALVIGNEGKGMSALVRKKCDWHVRLPMIGHVSSLNASVACSLLLYEVFRSRHPLGE; from the coding sequence ATGGAACAGGAAATCATCATTGGCAGAAATGCTGTAACGGAAGCTTTACGATCTGGTCATTCTGTTAACAAAGTACTCATTTCCTCAGGGCTCAATCCGAATACGCAGTCACAGATTAGCAAGCTGGCTAAGCAGGCAGGAACTATCATCCAGCAAGTACCAAAAAATAAACTGGATCAGATTTCGAGTGGGAACCATCAGGGGATCATAGCCTATGCCGCAGCTTATGCATATGCAGAAGTGGAAGATCTTTTCAAAGCAGCAGAGCAGAAAGGCGAGGAGCCATTCTTTATTATTCTTGATGAACTTGAAGATCCCCATAACCTCGGTTCAATTTTGCGAACAGCAGACTCTGTTGGGGCGCACGGGGTTATCATTCCAAAACGTCGTTCGGTCGGTTTGACGGCAACTGTGGCTAAGACGGCTGCCGGTGCCCTTGAACATGTACCTGTAGCTCGTGTAACAAATATGGCTAGAGTCATTGATCAATTGAAGGAGCGGAACGTATGGGTTGTCGGAACAGATGCGGACGGGAAGGAAGACTATCGCCAGCTTGACGGCACTTTGCCAATTGCGCTTGTCATTGGTAATGAGGGAAAAGGCATGTCAGCTCTTGTGCGGAAGAAGTGTGACTGGCATGTTAGGTTGCCGATGATAGGGCATGTGTCATCGCTTAATGCATCTGTTGCCTGCAGTCTATTGCTTTATGAAGTATTTCGCAGCAGGCATCCGCTTGGTGAGTAG
- a CDS encoding NYN domain-containing protein, which translates to MNILVVDGYNMIGAWSELQQLKDKELAKARDLLIDWMADYQAYSGSRVIVVFDAYEVRGLQTNLKTYDVEIIFTKERETADECIERLVKSLKNVKNQVYVATSDFAEQRTIFGQGALRKSARELYIELKNIEREIAIEIEEYSAGKFQPKIPLDPKVRKAFEKMRRGMKY; encoded by the coding sequence ATGAACATACTCGTAGTGGATGGCTACAACATGATCGGTGCCTGGTCGGAACTGCAACAGCTTAAGGACAAGGAGCTTGCAAAAGCGCGTGATCTGCTCATTGATTGGATGGCGGATTACCAGGCATACTCCGGTTCCAGAGTGATTGTTGTTTTCGATGCATATGAAGTGAGAGGGCTGCAGACGAACTTAAAGACTTATGATGTCGAGATTATTTTTACAAAGGAGCGAGAGACGGCGGATGAATGTATCGAGCGTCTTGTCAAATCGCTGAAAAACGTCAAAAACCAAGTATATGTGGCAACTTCCGATTTTGCGGAGCAACGGACAATCTTTGGACAAGGGGCCCTTCGCAAGTCTGCAAGAGAACTCTATATTGAGTTGAAGAATATTGAGAGAGAGATCGCAATAGAAATAGAAGAGTACTCTGCCGGGAAGTTTCAGCCCAAAATCCCTCTCGATCCCAAAGTGAGAAAAGCATTTGAAAAGATGCGCAGAGGTATGAAATATTAA
- a CDS encoding archaellin/type IV pilin N-terminal domain-containing protein, which produces MLPSRIRCRSSSSIIAFLLFVAITISLAITV; this is translated from the coding sequence CTGTTACCAAGCCGGATACGCTGCAGAAGTTCATCATCAATCATTGCATTTTTACTCTTTGTTGCAATTACCATTTCTTTAGCTATCACCGTATAA
- the sigH gene encoding RNA polymerase sporulation sigma factor SigH, which produces MIDDELLQRIRLGNSQAVDLLIHKYKNFVRAKAQTYFLIGADREDIIQEGMIGLYKAIRDFDGDKLTSFKAFAELCITRQIITAIKTATRQKHMPLNSYISLDKPIFDEESERTLFDVIEESTAVNPEELLVSRERFGDMEIKLSSVLSSLEKQVLHLYLDGCTYQEISEKLNRHIKSIDNALQRVKRKLEQLMETSEMQH; this is translated from the coding sequence ATGATTGATGATGAACTTCTGCAGCGTATCCGGCTTGGTAACAGTCAGGCGGTCGACTTGCTCATTCATAAGTACAAAAACTTTGTGCGGGCAAAAGCTCAGACTTACTTCTTGATCGGGGCTGACCGTGAGGATATAATCCAGGAAGGCATGATTGGATTGTATAAAGCAATCAGGGACTTTGATGGAGACAAGCTCACGTCGTTCAAGGCATTTGCCGAACTGTGCATTACTAGGCAGATCATTACAGCGATCAAGACAGCAACTAGGCAAAAGCATATGCCTCTTAACTCCTACATATCTCTTGATAAACCGATTTTTGATGAAGAATCCGAGCGCACTCTGTTTGATGTGATAGAGGAATCAACCGCAGTCAACCCGGAAGAGCTGCTTGTGAGCAGAGAGCGGTTTGGTGATATGGAAATTAAGCTTTCTTCAGTGCTAAGCAGTTTGGAGAAACAAGTTCTTCATCTTTATCTGGACGGCTGTACATACCAGGAGATTTCCGAGAAATTAAATCGCCACATCAAGTCAATTGACAATGCTCTTCAGCGTGTAAAACGAAAACTTGAACAGCTCATGGAGACAAGCGAAATGCAACATTGA
- the rpmG gene encoding 50S ribosomal protein L33 gives MNVKIVLSCAECSSRNYTTTKNKAGNPERMEVRKFCKACGKHTMHRETK, from the coding sequence GTGAATGTAAAGATTGTTTTGAGCTGTGCCGAGTGCAGCAGCCGCAATTATACAACGACGAAGAACAAAGCCGGAAATCCGGAACGTATGGAAGTCCGGAAGTTTTGCAAAGCATGCGGCAAGCATACTATGCACCGGGAAACGAAATAA
- the secE gene encoding preprotein translocase subunit SecE, protein MFKFFRNVSREMSKVSWPKGRELFNYTVTVIATVLFFAVFFGLVDFGISEALNTFFE, encoded by the coding sequence ATCTTCAAATTCTTTAGGAATGTCTCTCGGGAGATGTCCAAGGTCAGCTGGCCCAAAGGACGGGAATTATTCAATTACACTGTGACTGTCATTGCGACAGTGTTGTTTTTTGCCGTATTCTTCGGCCTTGTCGATTTCGGCATTTCCGAAGCATTGAACACATTCTTTGAATAA
- the nusG gene encoding transcription termination/antitermination protein NusG translates to MEKNWYVIHTYSGYENKVRTNLERRVESMGMQDKIFRVIVPEDEETEIKDGKKKVTKKKFFPGYVLAEMIMTDDSWYVVRNTPGVTGFVGSSGQGAKPTPLLPGEAETVLKRMGVTDKPVQSDYELNETVRVMEGPFANFEGTIEHIDIDKAKLKVHVNMFGRETPVELDFNQVEKL, encoded by the coding sequence ATGGAGAAAAACTGGTATGTCATTCATACGTATTCCGGATACGAGAACAAAGTGCGCACGAACCTTGAACGTCGCGTCGAGTCAATGGGGATGCAAGATAAGATTTTTCGTGTGATTGTCCCGGAAGACGAAGAAACTGAAATCAAGGACGGAAAGAAGAAAGTTACAAAGAAGAAATTCTTCCCGGGTTATGTTTTGGCGGAAATGATCATGACGGACGATTCATGGTATGTTGTACGTAATACACCTGGTGTAACAGGATTCGTTGGTTCCAGCGGTCAGGGTGCCAAGCCGACACCGCTTTTGCCAGGTGAGGCAGAAACTGTTCTAAAACGAATGGGCGTAACTGACAAACCTGTTCAAAGTGATTATGAACTAAATGAAACAGTACGTGTCATGGAAGGTCCATTCGCGAACTTCGAAGGAACAATTGAACATATTGATATCGATAAAGCGAAGCTTAAAGTACATGTCAATATGTTCGGTCGTGAAACACCGGTTGAACTTGATTTCAACCAAGTTGAAAAATTATAG
- the rplK gene encoding 50S ribosomal protein L11, producing the protein MAKNVIKVVKLQIPAGKANPAPPVGPALGQAGVNIMGFCKEFNARTQDQAGLIIPVEISVFEDRSFTFITKTPPAAVLLKKAAGIETASGEPNRNKVATVKRDKVREIAETKMPDLNAASVEAAMLMVEGTARSMGIVIED; encoded by the coding sequence GTGGCTAAAAACGTAATCAAGGTTGTTAAATTGCAAATTCCTGCAGGTAAAGCCAACCCGGCACCACCAGTTGGACCGGCATTGGGTCAAGCAGGTGTTAACATCATGGGATTCTGTAAGGAGTTCAACGCACGCACGCAAGATCAGGCGGGCTTGATCATTCCGGTTGAAATTTCTGTATTTGAAGACAGATCTTTCACATTCATCACTAAGACTCCGCCAGCTGCAGTTCTTCTTAAGAAAGCGGCAGGAATCGAAACAGCTTCAGGCGAACCAAACCGCAATAAAGTTGCCACTGTCAAGCGTGACAAGGTAAGAGAAATTGCTGAAACAAAAATGCCTGACTTGAACGCTGCTAGTGTTGAAGCAGCAATGCTAATGGTTGAAGGTACTGCACGCAGCATGGGTATTGTGATCGAAGACTGA
- the rplA gene encoding 50S ribosomal protein L1 produces the protein MAKRGKKYQEASKLIDRTKSYDVNEAIELVKKTAKANFDETVEVAFRLGIDPKKADQQIRGAMVLPHGTGKTQSVLVFAKGEKAKEAEAAGADYVGDSDMINKINQGWFDFDVIVATPDMMAEVGKLGRVLGPKGLMPNPKTGTVTFEVEKAVNEIKAGKVEYRVDKSSNVHVPIGKISFEDNKLAENLLAIVDTVIKAKPQSAKGTYIKNVAIASTMGPGVKVDVSGR, from the coding sequence ATGGCAAAAAGAGGTAAGAAGTATCAAGAAGCTTCCAAGCTGATTGATCGCACTAAATCATATGATGTAAACGAAGCAATTGAATTGGTCAAGAAGACAGCTAAAGCAAACTTCGACGAAACTGTAGAAGTAGCTTTCCGTCTTGGAATTGACCCTAAGAAAGCTGACCAGCAAATCCGTGGCGCAATGGTATTGCCACACGGTACTGGTAAAACACAAAGCGTCCTAGTTTTCGCTAAAGGCGAAAAAGCGAAGGAAGCTGAAGCAGCAGGTGCTGACTATGTTGGAGATTCAGACATGATCAACAAAATCAACCAAGGCTGGTTCGATTTTGATGTAATCGTTGCAACTCCTGACATGATGGCTGAAGTTGGTAAGCTTGGCCGTGTCTTGGGACCAAAAGGCCTTATGCCAAACCCTAAGACTGGAACAGTTACTTTCGAAGTTGAAAAGGCTGTTAATGAAATCAAGGCTGGTAAAGTTGAATACCGCGTTGATAAGTCTTCTAACGTACATGTTCCAATCGGAAAGATCTCTTTCGAAGACAACAAGCTTGCTGAGAACTTGCTTGCGATCGTCGACACAGTGATCAAAGCTAAACCACAGTCTGCTAAAGGCACATACATCAAGAACGTAGCCATCGCTTCAACAATGGGCCCTGGCGTAAAAGTTGACGTATCTGGTCGCTAA
- the rplJ gene encoding 50S ribosomal protein L10 codes for MSSVLETKKALVQEIADKFRASQSTVVVDYRGLDVGKVTQLRKNLREAGVEFHVYKNTMTRRAAEAAELGELSEHLVGPTAIAFSNDDVIAPAKVLSAFAKENEALEIKGGVIEGKVVTIDQINELASLPNYEGMVSMLLSVLQAPVRNFAYAVKAVGEQKEEQGA; via the coding sequence ATGTCCAGTGTACTCGAAACAAAAAAAGCACTAGTACAAGAAATCGCTGACAAGTTCCGCGCGAGCCAGTCTACAGTAGTTGTAGATTATCGTGGACTTGATGTAGGCAAAGTTACACAGTTGCGTAAAAATCTTCGTGAAGCCGGCGTTGAGTTCCATGTTTACAAGAACACAATGACTCGTCGTGCTGCTGAAGCTGCGGAACTTGGCGAACTTTCCGAACATTTGGTGGGACCGACAGCTATTGCTTTCAGCAATGACGATGTCATCGCTCCAGCGAAAGTATTGAGCGCATTTGCTAAAGAAAACGAAGCTCTTGAAATTAAAGGCGGCGTAATTGAAGGCAAAGTCGTTACAATCGATCAAATCAATGAACTTGCAAGCCTTCCAAACTACGAGGGTATGGTTTCTATGTTGCTTAGCGTATTGCAGGCACCAGTACGAAACTTTGCTTATGCTGTTAAGGCAGTCGGCGAACAGAAGGAAGAGCAAGGCGCATAA
- the rplL gene encoding 50S ribosomal protein L7/L12: MTKEQIIDAIKEMSVLDLNDLVKAIEEEFGVTAAAPVAVAGAAGGDAGAEKTEFDVVLSDAGASKIKVVKAVREITGLGLKDAKDLVDNAPKAIKEGVSKEEAEEVKSKLEEAGASVEVK; encoded by the coding sequence ATGACGAAAGAACAAATCATCGACGCGATTAAAGAAATGTCCGTTTTGGACTTGAACGACCTTGTTAAAGCAATTGAGGAAGAATTCGGCGTAACAGCTGCTGCTCCAGTTGCAGTTGCAGGCGCTGCTGGTGGAGATGCAGGCGCTGAAAAGACTGAGTTTGACGTAGTTCTTTCTGACGCAGGTGCTTCTAAGATCAAAGTTGTTAAAGCTGTTCGCGAAATCACTGGTCTTGGTCTTAAAGACGCAAAAGACCTCGTTGATAACGCTCCAAAAGCAATCAAAGAAGGCGTTTCTAAAGAAGAAGCTGAAGAAGTTAAGTCTAAGCTTGAAGAAGCAGGCGCTTCTGTAGAAGTTAAGTAA
- a CDS encoding class I SAM-dependent methyltransferase: MSEHYFSKNPHSKSSPKNWHYNLRGRDFRFASDAGVFSRDTVDFGSRLLIESFTLPQVSGELLDLGCGYGPVGIALGGAYPERQIVMSDINERAVELARQNAADNGIENVEILQSDGFSNLKERSFAAILLNPPIRAGKSVIHSMFEYAAKAIIEGGEFWIVIQKKQGAPSAKEKLESLFGKVETVTKDKGYIIFKSSKV; the protein is encoded by the coding sequence ATGTCCGAGCATTACTTTTCAAAAAATCCCCATTCCAAAAGTTCACCAAAAAACTGGCACTACAATTTGAGGGGCCGTGATTTCCGTTTTGCCAGTGATGCTGGCGTGTTCTCTAGAGATACGGTAGATTTCGGTTCACGTCTTCTGATTGAATCATTCACTTTACCTCAAGTGTCAGGTGAGTTGCTAGATCTCGGTTGTGGCTACGGCCCAGTAGGGATAGCGCTTGGAGGAGCATATCCTGAGAGGCAAATTGTCATGTCGGACATTAATGAGCGGGCAGTAGAACTGGCTCGTCAAAATGCTGCTGACAATGGTATTGAAAACGTCGAGATCTTGCAAAGCGATGGTTTTTCAAATTTGAAAGAGCGTTCATTTGCAGCAATTCTTCTCAATCCACCTATCCGAGCAGGGAAATCAGTTATTCATAGTATGTTTGAGTACGCTGCTAAAGCAATTATTGAAGGCGGCGAGTTCTGGATTGTAATTCAGAAAAAACAAGGAGCTCCTTCTGCGAAAGAAAAGCTGGAAAGCCTTTTTGGGAAAGTTGAAACTGTAACAAAAGATAAAGGCTATATCATATTCAAATCTTCAAAAGTTTGA